gtacttctttttccatagaatgatctggcgcttgacatctccaagtcttctctccccttcgggtgtagctttgtcaatctccaggtcctcaaacccttggactatgtcttccaccgtgacacgagcatagccatatgcaatggggttgttgtggtggagtgctccaggtgtacagggtaaagcactgccgctagctaccttcgtggaaacgttccccacgggataatgcagatcacattctttcatctcctttacatcatccacggggtagtgaggctccggtgcacgaatctcgatcatcgatgcactagcaccaggcggggcatccgtggaagccacgctgcttctccgctgctggcttccgcgatccgcttcatgatcttcatgcggccctgcagccgatttttcttttactagttcatgcacggtctgcttcaactcatggagttccgatgcaaacttcgccataagatctgcatcccggtccgtctttctcttacggcttctgtaacagtatgggtcattgtcctgggaaaaccctacttttcacggaactttgcctttgcctcgtacacgtcctccgtgttcatcattcccgagggctgttgtcagtgcgtctttctctctgttgaacttgatcaagccctcttgagcttgggtcattgcgtcaataagggcttgggtgggagcaaactttttctgccggtgaacacacacccctgtctctgggtctagcgatcccccatgcccgtaccaccagcttttggcccttgggccccatccctctgtacctagagggattcctcgcaccctcgggtcctcctccatcttctgccacctaggctccgaaaggcggtatcctcctggccccataatatgatggaactttttcttactcgcattatccttattttttttgatatttccttgaaatgctccgattgcttttgcctcacaaattctggccaatcatctttcagtttctcatgttgtccattgaaatccggagtcttgcccttgttgacatagtcacgggttaaatttttcttgaagttccggaatgcttcgcccatcttctgaagagcgaactctttaactagcctcctcctctcacgtccacccggaacctcgttaccgaattcatcgactttgttgtattctggaggtagaatgaaatgttccataagctttctccagcaatcctttttcgttctcttgtcgacaaaactgaaaccaagacgtgccttctttggctccttccattcctggacggtgatcgggacgttgtctctaacaacgactccacattggttgataaactttgaggtgtgctgtaggggcttgccggtttcactgacaaactcaatggcatatgtttctcctgttttcatcgccttggatttgccacgctttgtcgtactcgatccggccgagggctaaaaaaagaaagagagtcgcgcgcgttaatacatatgtattcacatttcagtaagtttgtatcacgagaggctcaatgtatatatatacctcgccggaggtggttgctacttgcaattcgagatcgtcgtttgttgacggttgacctccgtcgacaatgtccgttccttcaccttcttgatcatcgacaatgtctgttccaccgtcaaggttcagaaaagaagagactacatcctcttcttgctcatattctgagcccggcacataaggaatctcgttgttgatgatgcccattaaataacgttcagcctccggatccctaagcggctcggctctatcgtccgccatatgtcactcctgcatgtagtaaaaattctttaagtataaaggaattaaaaaataagattaaggggacatagaggaggaggaattaaaaaataagattattgagcactgccaagtattttgattttccttttctttttccttttcttcttccttttcttcttttgtttttccttttcttttgttttgttttgtttttgttttgttttcttttgttttgttttctttgtttttctttgttttgttttctttgttttgttttgttttgttttgttttctttgttttctttgtttttctttttgttttgttttgttttgttttgttttcttttctttttcttttgttttgttttgttttctttgtttttcttttgtttttctttgttttcttttgtttttgttttgttttctttgtttttcttttgtttttctttgttttgttttctttgtttttcttctgtttttcttttgttttcttttgtttttcttttgtttttcttttgttttcttctgtttttcttttgttttcttctgtttttcttttgtttttgttttgttttctttgttttcttctgtttttcttttgttttctttgtttttcttctgtttttcttttatttttgttttgttttcttttgtttttctttgtttttcttttgttttgttttctttgtttttctttgttttcttctatttttcttttgtttttcttttgtttttctttgttttctctgattttcttttcttttgttttttccttcatttctggcggcggcgggaggcggaggacggcaggcggcggcgggaggcggaggacggcaggcaggcggcggcgggcggcgggcagggcgagggcagcgggcggcgggcaggggcaggggcagcgcgtcgggcggcgggcaggggcagggcagggtaggggcggcggcgaggcgcaggggcagggcgggggcggcggcggagctcactggggcagggcaggggcggtgGCGAGGCGCAGGGGCAgtgcaggggcggcggcggagctcactggggcaggggcggcggcgcgcagggcaggggaagtggggggcggcggagctcactggagcaggggcggcggcgtcggggcagcgcgtcggcgtcggggcagcagcctggcggcggcgggcggcgatcggcgtcggggcagggcttcggcgtcgagaggagaatgggaggtggcggaaactgctaagtgctctatatatagacagagctttagggtacctttagtcgcggtccgcctccccaactgggactaaagggttttggcgccgctttcgttcccgcgcagaaagagcctttagtcgcggttggggacaccaaccgcgactaaagggtacctttagtcgcggtccgcctccccaaccgcgactaaaggtcctttttcatataaaataaaactaattcattttaaaatcttaaaaatacaattatatatcaaaaaaatcagaaaaataaaactaattcattttaaaatcttgaaaatacaaataatatatcaaaaaatcagaaaaataaaactaattcattttaaaatcttaaaaatacaattatatatcaaaaaatcagaaaaataaaactaattcattttaaaatcttaaaaatacaattatatatcaaaaaaatcagaaaaataaaactaattaattttaaaatcttgaaaatacaaataatatatcaaaaaaatcagaaaataaaactaattcattttaaaatcttgaaaatacaaataatatatcaaaaaatcagaaaaataaaactaattcattttaaaatcttgaaaatacaaataatatatcaaaaaattcagaaaaataaaaataattcattttaaaatcttaataatacaaataatatatcaaaaaaatcagaaaaataaaactaattcattttaaaatcttaaaaatacaattatatatatcaaaaaaacagaaaaataaaactaattcattttaaaatcttaaaaatacaattatatatcaaaaatcagaaaaataaaactaattcattttaaaatcttgaaaatacaaataatatatcagaaaaataaaactaattcattttaaaatcttgaaaatacaaataatatatcaaaaaaatcagaaaaataaaactaattcatttgaaaatcttaaaaatacaaataatatatcaaaaaaattcacatgatccattcaacaaagtttggtacaataaattattacacatcaattcttcccttgtgtccctgcttgcttacgattgtgccgtatccatggagcatcctcatcatttaacttaatgcttgggtcagtgttcactttgaagggcggaatttcaccaaacatattataatcttctgacatgtctgtcttgtcctccactcccacgatgtttcttttccctgaaagaacaatgtggcgctttggatcatcgcatgatgtactgatcgttttcttatctttccgtttcctcggtttgctactcatgtccttcaaataaaaaacctgagcgacatctttggcaaggacgaatggttcgtcaaggtaaccaagattgttgaaatccaccattgtcattccgtattgctcgtccacctttaccccacctcctgttagcttgaaccatttgcaccggaacaaagggaccttaaagtagggtccatagtcaagttcccatatctcctctatgtaaccataatatgtgaccttttgcccattctcggttgctgcatcaaagcggacaccactgttttggttggtgctctttttatcttgggcgatggtgtaaaatgtattcccatttatctcgtacccttggaaagtcgttatagtcgaagatggtttcttggccaacatgtacagctgatctccaacatcattgccattcattaaatgttttcgcaaccaactgccgaaagtctccatatgggcctttctaatccaggattcaggcttccccgggttgtccgagcgtaaaatattcttgtgttgctcgaagtacggagccaccaagctggaattttgcagaactgtgtggtgtgcttcagtcatagaatgaccgtccgtacatatcgttgatttccttccgatcgtgccgtttccacttagtctcccctcgtgccgcgattgaggaataccaatcggcttaaggtcaggaacatagtcaatacagaactcaattacctcctcatttccatagcccttgacgatgcttccttctggcctagcacggttacgaacatatttctttaatactcccatgaacctctcaaaggggaacatattatgtagaaatacaggaccgagaatggaaatctcttcgactaggtggagcaggaggtgcgtcataatatcgaagaaggatggtgggaacaccaactcgaaactgacaaggcattggaccacatcgttctgtaaccgtggtagatcttctggattgattaccttctgagagattgcattgaggaatgcacatagcttcacaattgctactcgaacattttccggtaggagccccctcaaagcaatcggaagcaattgcgtcataatcacgtggcagtcatgagacttcaggttttggaactttttctccgccatgtttattattccctttatattcgacgagaagccagacgggaccttcatactgctcaggcattcaaaaaaaatgaccttctcttctttggtaagagcgtagctggcacgaccttgaaaccattccggatgccggtcatctgggtctttcaaaagttgctggtcctgccgtgcttcctttgtatcatttgtcttcccatacacgcccaagaagcttagcaggttcacgcaaatattcttcgtaacatgcatcacgtcgattgcagagcggacatctaggactttccaatattctagctcccaaaatatagatttcttcttccacatgggtgcgtgcccgtcaactccccgcggaactgattgtccgccaggaccctttccaaagatgactttcaaatccttgaccatatcaaatatctcagcaccagtacgttccgcaggcttcggccggtgatctgccttgccgttgaaatgcttgcctttctttcttacgttatgatttcgggaaagaaatcgacgatgacccatgtacacgttcttcttacaattaaccaaacgtacactttcagtctcatgtaagcagtgcgtgcatgcattgtatcccttatttgtctgtcccgaaaggttactgagagcaggccaatcgttgatggttacaaaaagcaacgctcgtaggtcaaattcctctcctttgtgctcatcccagacacgtacaccaggtctggcccacaactgtaaaagttcatcaactaatggccttaggtacacatcgatgtcgttcccgggttgctttggaccttggatgagcactggcatcataatgaacttccgcttcatgcacaaccaaggaggaaggttgtagattcatagagtcacgggccaggtgctatggctggagctctgctcgccaaaaggattcatgccatcactacttagaccaaatcttatgttccgtgcgtcagctgcaaaatctttgaacactctgtcgatctttctccattgcgttccatcagcggtgtgtctcaactccccgtcggacttacggtcctctttgtgccatcgcaacgacttggcatgatttttgttcatgaacagacgtttcaaccgtggtattataggagcataccacatcaccttggcgggaaccctcttcctgggtttctcgccctcaacatcgtcaccagggtcatcgcctctgatcttataacgcaatgcagtgcataaagggcattcattcaaattctcgtattcaccgcggtagaggatgcagtcgttaatgcatgcatgtatcttcagaacctctaaacctagagggcagacaaccttctttgcttcgtacgtactggcgggcaactcgttattcttcggaaacatattcttcaacattttcagcaaattttcaaatgatgagtcacctacaccttcctgtgcctttcattttagcaaatccagtgtgcaacccagctttttcagactattatcgcatcctggatacaacgactttttgtgatcctctaacatgcgatccaaattctccctatccttgtcagtttcgcagcgtctccgtgcatcagcaatggtccgaccaagatcatcagcgggctcatcatgtgcctcttcttcaccttcacctaacccttccccaccttcagcatcatcctccatgaaagtatcaccgaaatgatcatgatagttgtcatcaatatcatccccttcttcatcttcttccattctaacccctctttctccatgcttggtccaacaattatagcttcgcatgaaaccgtgccgaagcaggtgcatgtgaacgtctcttgaggaggagtaacccttctgattcttacagacagcacatggacagataataaaaccttgctgcttgttcgcatttgccactacgaggaaatctttcaaacccgtagtgaacccgccggagagtcggggaccgtacatccattgccgattcatctgcattattattatataaagtatataattaaccatcatgcatttgttaaactaactagctagaaataatacaaattaaacaatgaactacacacatgcatattttatcagtgacacatgaaaggttcaagttgctaaccgcgatcgcggaggaaaaataaatgagaaagctcaagtgtggctcggacacttcatatcatgtttgtttcaggctctcgggcatttcatcgaacaccttgtgtgcataggaggaaccaaaagcaaacccaccacccccttctgaatattgtgaagtgagctgagtgaagtgaagtgagctgagtcctatatatagggatgggcctttagtcccggttggcctggccatccgcgactaaaggccttcggggacctttagtcccggttggccaggccaaccgggactaaagcccctcccgtccgccagctggatgggcctttagtcccggctggcctggccaaccgcgactaaaggccttcggggacctttagtcccggttggccaggccaaccgggactaaagcccctcccgtccgccagctgtcgaccgagcgcgctgggcccagatagttggtcgcgggtctcctcccgaaccgcgactaaagaccccttttgtcgcggttcgattattttggggactaatgggggcgtatggaagcctctttttctactagtgtttgaTTGGAAAATCATCACTGGTTGTATTATGAAATTTTGTTGTTATATTAGGAAATACCTAGAGAATCAAATCCAGCCCCTGCTAGTCCCCTCTACCACTAGATCAAGGTAGATCGGCTCGTCGCCGTTGACATACCTgcaatttcttttcttttttgcgagTTACCGCAATTTCTAATGATTGTGGATGCCTGGGCCCTAGGGGAGCAAtgcataataataataattaaaatcTGATGAACAACAAGAGAATTGAGAGAGATTAGCAGATAGTGTGATGTATTAACCTTTACTAGTTGGTTGAAGCCTGAAGAATTCGCGAGTAAATCCTCATGCATTGCCATGTGAATCAGATCATTAGGGGGAGCAAAGGCGAGCTGGCAAGGGCAGAGGGCGGCGGCGTAGCCCTAATCCGCACGCATACACTAATCACGGAGAGAATGCCAAGCACTTAACAGAGGCCAATCTGACCTTCGCAAGGCTTGAAAATGACTCACTATAGTGGGCTTTTACATGGGCCTATTTCTTTCTTTCAGATTCACATTAAGTTGGGGTggtaggggggggggggtgggggttaCTTCTTTAGGTGAATAGTACCGCTAATTAACTATCCTCCTACTCGAGATCTGGTCGATCGATGGAAAATGTCGTTCCGGTTAAGCCTTTTTCTTGATATAGAGCGCTCCAAATAACCCGCACAATGAAATATGGAGGCTCGCCGGCTATGTGGACTGCTCTCCAAAAAGACGGCTGAGGACAGGATGTCGACTCTGCTAGAGTGTGCTTTGAGCCAAAATCGTCGTAATGACAATTATATGGCGATAGGTGCGGCGACTCTGCCAGAGTTTTTTTTAAAGGTTGCCTCGTGGCATTTTATTGAGAAGTCAACAAGATTACATCATTCAGTACATGAGGCAACAGGAAATTAGGAGGGTTACCATCCTAACTAAGATGAGCATGGTTCTCAAAAGAAAATTTAGCTAAACGATGCGCCACCTGATTCACTTCTCTTGGGACATGTTGGAAAGAAACTCCATTAATCATCTGAGCTCGGGTAAAGCAATCTGAGAGGATTGCTGCATAAGGACCAAACACCTCCATCTCTCCTCCACATAATTTGATGATCTCTAGATAGTCTGATTCAATAGTGACATTCGTACAACCAGAGACTCTAAGAGTTCAATACCTTTTTGGAGCACAAGGGCTTCTGCAGTAGCCGCATCAAGGACTTGAGACAAAGGACTTGCCACACCAGCAATTGCTTCTCCAATGCTGTTTCGAAGAACAACTCCCACAGCTCCAGTTCCATTATCATGAAAGTAGCATCGAGTTGCTCTGTGGGTGAGGTATCAAAGGCGGATGTTGCAACATTCGAAGAGCTGACTTGCCGATGTGCCGGTTCATTACGATTTAGTGCATTTTGGTTGGTAATAAGAGTTGCATGCGTCACGGAGATGAGGACTCGGCACAGGTAATCTCACCAAATTTGCTTTTAATCTTGCTATAGGTAGACATGTTTGGTTGGCAATCCTCTTGATCCAACAGTTGTACATATGGACATTACTTTGAATCAATAAAGGTTGGCGAGATTTTTTCTCAAAAAAAGAGTAGCTTTGTAGGTCACTGGACCAGCTAGCGGAGAGTGAGATATCATGGCTGGCTCACTCTTGTTTTGATTCCAACAATATCAGTGGTTATCAACTCCATCTGCATAGGGGATTGATGATGTGTCGATGGTTCCATCCGATTTACTTACATAGTGCATTTGGTTGGTAAGAGCCACACACGTCAGGACAGAGACTCCCCACTGAAAACATGTACAAGCAGTTGGGTGCGTTTGGGATAAACAGAGCAACCACCGCGGGTGAACAAGCAGGATAGCTCAACCTCTCACAGGAGCCTGATCCAGAGCATGGCCGCTGCTTGGTGCCCCTCTTTCCCTACTCTCTGCgtggtggtagtagtagtagtggtactcatcggcggcggtggcgcTGCGTCCGCCGCGGACGAAGAAGGCCTCATCCACCTTCACTTCTACTTCCATGAGGTCAACGCCGGCACGCCCAACGCCACCGTCCTCAACGTCGCCAGCCTGCACAAGTAAGCATCCAAAGCTTTGTATGCATCTGCTGGCGCATATCACATGTATATTCACGTGGAATAATATGGCGCAGGAACTCGTCGACGTTCGGGGACCTGAACGTGTTCGACAACGCGCTGCGGGCGGGGCCGGACCGGGCGTCGCGGCTCGTGGGCAGGGCGCAGGGCCTGGCGCTCCACGCGTCGCTGGACAAGTCCGGCGGGCTCACGGCCATCACCTTCTTCTTCTCCGACTACGGCGCGTACAGCGGCAGCACGCTGGCGACGCTGGGCCACATCGGGGTGTCTGGCCCGGCGGAGCGGAGCATCGTCGGCGGCACGGGCAAGCTTCGTTTCGCGCGCGGGTACATGGTCAGCAGCCTCCTCAACTCCACGGACACCTCCATCGTGGTCGTCTTCGACATGTATTTCACCCTGGCTCGCTGACTCGCACGCGCGCGGAACGAGTGTAGTACAAGGGTGTACATTTCGAAGCAAAGCTGTTGGGGAGTTGCTGTCATACAGTATATTTACCCAAGTAATCAATCCTGCCGGCTGATACATTACCAATAATCAATCGGAACGACTAAAACTCAGTCGACTGATTTCTTACGAAGTCTCAGTCGATCCCTCGATTGATTTTCTTTATGCTAGTTGCTTGTCACGTTTAATCGGCCTGCTAGGATGACGCGGCCGGCCAGCCTGTTTTTTTTGTCTGTTGGGTTGTGGATGGAAATAGACCATGCAAAGTGCAAAGTGTGTCGTCATGTTGTCCTATCTTTCCCTATATCTTTTAGCATGTCTTAATCAATAAACATTTTTATTTTCCTCCACGATGTGGGTCAAGGTTTGCTCGTATAATATTTGGTAATGTGATAAACCATTTAATCTATGCGCCAAGATTCGTGCAAATTTGTGTTGCATTTCCTTTTTTCAGTCGCAACATTGTgtaatatttttttcaaaatggaTTGAGCCAATTCATTTTGGATTTGCAGGTTAGTTTTCCTTTTGATTTTGTTTGTTTTTGTTTGTCCTTTGAAAATTATTAGTTATTTTCATTCTTCTCATTCTTTTCTtgttctctttttctctcataattcCTTCTTTGAAATATGTTCGTGTGCTTTTTTCATTTTTACTTTTTGGCTTTTATTAATTCTTAACTGTTCACATTTGTTGTCGTCAATTTTGTAGCCATACTATCAGCTACATGTACATCTATCCACATGCGACTGCACACATCATATCCGCGTGTAACTATGTTTTTTTTATTAATTCGTTATTCTTTAGCCTCGAAGGAAAACTTTACATTATGCATGTCCGTTAATCCATGCACAACTAAACACGTCTTACTACACATGCAATTGGTGAAGGAGTGGCCTTTGCGTATAtttctctctcttttttccttttttcgtcTGGAGAGGGGGTAGTTGCATGTTTGTCAATAGGCACGCGACTGCAAGGGTCGTCCCCGACTACAACTGCATGTCTTCGACGCAACGACAACTCAACGGTTTGTTTGTCGGGAGATTGGGATAGCTGCATGTCTATCaataggcatgcaactacaagtgtcgtcCCCGAGTGAAATTGCATGTGTTTAATGCGACTGCAACTTTGTGATATTTTGTCGGGAAGGGA
This sequence is a window from Aegilops tauschii subsp. strangulata cultivar AL8/78 chromosome 7, Aet v6.0, whole genome shotgun sequence. Protein-coding genes within it:
- the LOC109777007 gene encoding pterocarpan synthase 1; translated protein: MAAAWCPSFPTLCVVVVVVVVLIGGGGAASAADEEGLIHLHFYFHEVNAGTPNATVLNVASLHKNSSTFGDLNVFDNALRAGPDRASRLVGRAQGLALHASLDKSGGLTAITFFFSDYGAYSGSTLATLGHIGVSGPAERSIVGGTGKLRFARGYMVSSLLNSTDTSIVVVFDMYFTLAR